AGCGTTTTCGCAGTCCGCCGCGTTTTGCGGAGTTTCGTTATTGTGGGACGCTTCGGGTGATGATCTATACACAGCGAGTTGGTTTACACAGGCCGCTGCGGTCTGTGGAGTCGCGTTGTTCACGGATGGACAGGGGCGCGACTTGTATGACGGCGCCGGTTACGGGCAAGCGTTCGCATCTACTTTCGGATTTGCGGCGCTGAACGACCTGGAGGGCAACGACGTCTATCGCTCAGGCGGATTGGTCAAACACGAACCGCTAAGACCTGAAGACTATCGATCTTTGTCTCAGGGTTTTGCAACCGGCGCCCGTCCCCGTGGTGGCGGCGGATATGCGATACTTCATGATTTTGGAGGCAACGATTTTTATGACGCTGAGATATTCGCGCAAGGCGTCGGATATTGGTATTCGCTTGGCGCATTAATCGACGAAGCCGGAAATGACAGCTACAGCGCTACACAATATGCGCAAGGCTCCGGAATCCACTTGGCGTGCGGAGTGCTTGAGGACGCCAGCGGCGACGACCGCTACACGGCACGTTTCGGCCCCAGCCAAGGCGCGGCACATGATCTGGCAGTTGGAATGCTTTGTGACGGCTCCGGCGACGACTATTATACGGTATCAGGCGGGCAAGGAATGGCGATCACAAACAGCGCGGCCATATTCGTGGATATGCAAGGCAACGATTTGTATGCGAACACAGAACCAACCGCGTCATTGGGCGGAACGCGTCCGGCACGGAGTTTTGGCAATCTCGCACTTTTCGTTGACGGTGAAGGAAAGGATATTTATCCGGGCAGCGAGGCTGCCGACTCATCAGTCTGGTTCCGCGACGAGTACGGATACGGTGTTGACATTGCTTTTGACAGCACGCGACCGCGAGAAACTCTAGTAGAAGTCGTGTTGGTCCCAGAAGATACGACACGCTCTTTGGAGGACTTGTTCAAAGACGCGTCCGAATGGGAAGTCACGGACAATAGAACGAAAGTCAGACGCGCGAGATTGGCTTTGAAAGCTATCGGAAAGCGCGCGGTCGATTGGGTAGGGGAAAACAAACTCGCAACGAACAGTGGACTTGAGCGCCGCGCGATCGTCGAATTATTCAAAGAGTATCCGTCGGACGCGCTGCCGTACTTAAGAACGATGTTTGAAGGTTCAAATCCGGACGGTCGGCGAACAGCCGCTTCGACTGTCGCAGAGATGAAAGCGACAGAAGCCGCGAGCTGGCTTGAAGCGAAACTCGAAGATCCCTCTTACGAAAATCTGCGTCCGACAATCCTTCGTACGTTTGGTGAGATTAACGCAGTGGGTACTATCCCCACATTGCGGAAGTACGCGGCGAGCAAATCTGAACGGGAACGCCTTGCTGCTGTGGTTTCATTGGGGAAAATGAAAAGCGCGGACGGCTATCCCGAGCTCTTCGGTGCCTTAAGCGACAGTCTGTTTACGGTGCGCAGCGCCGCAGTCTACGCGCTTGCGGATCAACCGCCGCAAGTGATTGCCGAAATGCAGAATTCTGCAGCAGGCAACAGAGACCCTGCATTTGTCGAACAGATACTCTTAACGCTTCCGATGCTCGCGGACAAATGGAAATCGGATCCGGCCACCGAATCATCCGTGAAATCTATTGCTCCGATAACCAAAATGTATTTGGAGTTTCCCGACCCTCGAGTGCAGGGCGCTGCATTGCTCGCGGCGGCCGCTGCTTTCGACGACAAGTCATTCGACAAACTCAGAAAACGATTCGGCGAGTCCGACAATCCCATTCTGTTAGCGCGTTGGAAGCAAGCCGAAGCGCGACGCAAGAAATAGGAACAAATTATGTCAAAAAACTTCTACGTTGATTTGCTGCGCGAATTGTCAGATGCGTTCGGGCCGTCCGGCCATGAAGACGACGTTCGCGCCTTGATTCGGAAAACAATTGGTCCGTGGGTGTCCGATATTCGCGAAGACGCGTTGGGCAATTTGATTGCATTCAGGCCCGGTAAGAACGGAAAACGATTGATGCTCGATGCGCACACGGATGAGATCGGAATTATGGTGCGCCACATAGACTCTCGCGGCTTTTTGCGATTCGCGACCATCGGTGGCTGGGACGACCGCATGTTTCCGGGGCACCGAGTTATGTTCAAATCGCGCGCGGGGAATTTCTATTACGGCGTGATCGGAATGACTCCGCCGCACGTCTTGCCTCCGGCACAGCGTGAAAAGGCCATTCTTGCCGAAGACTACTTCATTGACATCGGCGCAGACTCCCTTGAAGAAGCGGAAGCGCTCGGTGCCGCCATTGGCGATCCTGGCACATTGGCCTATCCTTTTCGAGAAATGAAAAAGGATGTCTTCAATGGCAAGGCGTTTGATGACCGCGTGGGATGTCTGACAGTAATTTCTCTTCTGAAGGCACTCCATGAAGGCGAGACCAAGACGGAAATGGACGTGTATGCAAACTTTGCCACGAGCGAGGAAGTCGGGTTGCGCGGAGCAGGTCCGGCGGCATTCGGGATTGACCCGCACGTGGCCATAGCATTTGAAGGTACAATTGGATCGGATTTTCCGGGAGTTCCGGAAGAAAAACGGCCCTGCGCACAACGCAAAGGGCCGGTGATTACGATTGCCGATAAGTCGGTTCTCGTGCCGCGCCGCATGGTCAATTTGATGACTGAATGTGCGCAGCAGACAGGAGTTCCGTATCAATACAAAATGCCGCTCTATGGCGGCACAAATGCTGGTTCGATTCACACGACGCGCGCCGGAATCCTGTCGGGATGTATCGCAACTCCTTGTCGCTACATTCACTCACCGAATACGACGTTGTACTGGCCGGACTTTGAGAACACTCTCAAACTCGCCAAGCGTGTCGTCGAGCGTGCTCACGAACTCGCTTAACGTATCAGCACGACTTTGACCGGCGCGCTGTTTGGTGTTCTCAGCCAATACGAACCGCTGGGCAAATCGCCGAGCGAAAGGCGAACTGTGTTTTGCGAAGGCAACAGATCCACGTGCAATCGTGACATTGAGCGCCCCAAAACGTCAAACACTTCAACAACCGATTGTCGTGAGTCGTAACTGTCAATCAAAAGTGTCATGTCATTGTTAAACGGATTGGGAAAAGCTCGCACGATTTCAATTCGGTTTGGCACACCGACATTTGTGGTATCGAAAGTCAGCACGAATGTCTCACTTTGTTCGAGAAGAATGGTAAGCGAACCGCTATTTGAGACGCGGTACGCCGGACTGCCATTCTTCAACACGAGCAAATTCGGCGGCAAGTCAGCGAGTGTAACGACTGCAGTGGGATTCTCGGGGGACGAAATCGACCAGTCGCAAAAGAGTCTGTCGAGCGTGGTCCACGGAAAGACAAAGTGAACCGTGAGTTCGCGGACATTTCGCAGCAGTGATATGTCCAGACGTTTGTCTGCAGCGCTCTTTCGAATATCCCAACGTGCAAACGTATAGGGTGAATCGCCCACGACGACGTCGCAGAAAAAGTATCTACCGTCTTCATCCGCCGCAAGCGAAAGTGTGTCAGGAAATCTGTTTGCGGCGAAATGCGACAGCCAGTCGCAAACTGCGGGCGAGTACATAGCACGGAAACCGTGTCCTACCCAGCTTGCCACCGCGAAACGAGACTCGGCGCCGCTCCTCCGAAGCTCTTCATATTCCAAGGCGGGATATCCGTAAGCGTCCCACTCCCACTGTTCTTCGCTCCAGTTACTCCACACCGGAACGGTCAGGCAGTTGAAGTGCATGGATTCGAGAGTATCCGCCAAGTGAACCGCGCTGTACCGATGATATTCGTAGGCGATAGAATCCGATTCAAACGGAAATCCCCCAAAGGCGACACGCATCGAGCGGTTCGTATCAGCGCTTGCAAGGTATTGCTCTTGTCGTAGTTGGCAATCCAAGATTTGCGATCCGCCTGCGGTAGCTGCGATCAAATAGTCGTCATAGGCACAGTTATTGTTGTGCCAAACCTGCCCCGCGGCCCCGCCCATGCTTCCGCCGCACATATAGATGGAATCCAGCGAAAACGGAAAGTGATCGGTGAGCCAATCGAGCATCGCGCGACAATGTAACTGAGCGAGTCTCGTGTTCCAATGGCGGTCATTCGGTCCCATGTGGCTGGCGAGTATCCAGCCTCGTTGTTCACATATTTCGGCATATCCCCATCCAAAAATCTCCGTTTGAGATCCGCCTAACGCGTGCCATCCCACGATAATCGCCGGAGGATGTTCACGGTCGTATCCGGAAGGGATTTGAACGCGAAAAAGTGCGGTATCGCCAAATGCAGTGACGGTGGTCGTCTCAAACAACTGTTGTGCCTGCAGCGGTACTGCATACACTATCCACAAAATTAGGATCACACATTTCAGCATATGAACTCTGAGTTGCAAGGCAAAGTAGCCCTTATTACCGGCGCAAGTCGGGGAATCGGTCGCGCCATTGCGCTAAAGTTCGCGCAGGCTGGAGCGGATGTTATCGTAAATTACCTCGAACGCGAAGACAGCGCGACGGAAGTTGTTGAATGGATCCAAGGCATGGGACGCAAAGCGGTTGCGATTCGAGCGGATGTATCGTCTGAACTTGGCGTCGAAATGCTTTTTTCACAGATTCCTCCGGAATTCAGCCGCCTCGATATCCTCGTGAACAACGCAGGTCCATTCAAGGTGAAACCGGCGTTGGAAACGACGACTGAAGAATGGGACTTGATGCTGCGCGGCAATTTGTTGAGTGCATTTTGGGTAACTCAGCGCGCGGTTCCCAAGATTCTCGTATCCGAGAATGGCGGATCAATTGTTTTCATCGGCGCACCCAATGCGGAGCGCGTCGGTTCACAAGTCGTTTCCTGTGCATATTCGATTGCCAAGACAGGAGTCGTGATCCTCGCCCAGACCTTGGCACGCGATCTTGGCCCCAAAAAGATTCGAGTCAATGTCGTCAATCCGGGTTTTATCGAAAATGACTCAATGACGCCTCGCATGAAGCAATGGATGCCTTCCGAAGTCCCGTTGGGCGAAATTGGTCAGCCGGGAGACATCGCGGATGCTGTTTTGTACTTAGCATCCGACCGTGCAGCCTATGTAAACGGCTCGGTTCTCAATGTTCACGGTGGACTTTGGACTTAGCTTTTTCAATATAGGGCCTCCAATACCAAATACCAAGTCGGCATAGCAGGTGCAATAGCACAATCTCTGTCCACGTCGCAGCTTAAAATGTGATAATTTAACATAAATGAAAACAAAACTTTAAATCATAATTGTTTTCAATGAGATTGACAAGATTGTTAGAAGTGTGCGCAAAGCGCGCATTTTTTGCGTTATAGCACTTTATCATGAGTTTGAAAAATTTCTGACCTCGCAATTGAAAAGCAGATATTTTCAGTCTATTTTGACCTACGTCCTTTCCCAATTCAGAACCCCTGACCCGCAATGGAGGTCTGTATGATCCGCACCACAGCACGGTTTGCTTTGTTTATGTGTTTGCTGTCCATCTCGCTGCCGCTCGCTTTCTCGGCCACGGAAGGATCGCCGTATCTTCACATTGAAAGCGATGCTCCTGAATTTACGGAAATCAGATGGGAGAACCCCGTCTATGACGTACAGTCAATTGAAGCCGACGGCGAAGTTCTTTCGCTCGTCGATGTGACTGGTGAAGGGTTGATAGCTGAAGAGGGATATCCGGCGATTCCTCATGTGACAAGGCTTTACCGGATTCCCAACACCGGATCAGTCGAGCTCGTGATCAATTCCGCGGAATATCGAACGGAAGAGAACTACTTCCCGGTGCCTGCGATCAACGAAGAATACAAAGGGTGGGGAAGACCTCCACGCGCGTCGGAAATTTACGATGCAAATGAATGGTATCCTCCGGTTGTCGCGGAAATTAGCGAACCAAAGGTCTTGCGTGATTTTAGAATCGTGAAAGTCACTCTATACCCGATGCAAGTTAATCCGGTGACTCGCGAAGCTCGTTTTTACGACAACATAGACGTGGATATTGTCGCCAACAATAGTCCGGGAGTCAATGAGATTCCAAACCCGCGCCGACCGAGCGGAGAATGGGCACCGCTTTATCGCGGGTTCATTTCGAATCTTGACGAGAGTGCGTTAGATGACGTGGACTACACTCCCGGTAGTTATGCGATTATTTGTCGCGACAATACGGCCGCGCTGCAATGGGCGGATTCTCTTGCAAATTGGCGTCGACGCATGGGATTTTCGGTTGTCATCGAAGCTCGCAATAACTGGACGTCCGCAACCCTTCGCAGCTATTTGCAGCAAGCCTACACAAATTGGGACCCGCCTCTCGAATATGCCTGTATTATGGGCGACCATACGGGAGGATCTTTTGACATCCCCTCGCAAATTTCAGGAGACCAGTGGTCGGATGACTACGATCACTACTACGCTGATTTGGTCGGCGAGGACGATTTTGAAGAAATTGGCGTCGGTAGACTTTCGTCTCAAAGTACGACCGATTTTGCGCTGATCAACAACAAGATTATGACCTACGAACGGACGCCTTACATGGACGATCCGTCGTGGTTTACGCGTGCATTCTTATATGCCGGAACAGCAAACAACGTCAGCTCGAACGAAATTCTAATGTTGTGGGCCGCCGACATGTTTCGCAGCTACACGGGAATTACCAATCCGCAGGTTTCGACGCACAATGGAAATGTCAGTACTCAATTGATTGGTAGCCGCCTGACTGAAGGCGTGAGTGTATTCTTGTGGCGCGGAACCGTGGTTGGCGAAATGAACAACAACGCCGCATCGTCCATGAGTTCTACACCGATGCTGCCGGTTGTGCTTACAATTACATGCGGTTCAGGGGATTTTGACGACAGTGACGGATTGAACGAATCGTGGCTGCTTGCCGGCACGGCAACAGCGCCCAAAGGTGGAATTTGCGGAATCGGCACAGCGACGTGGAACACTCACGTCCCCTACAATAACAGTGTCGCGGGCGGTCTCGCCTATGCCATTGCCAATCTCGAAGTGCGTCACTTGGGAACCGCGTTGGCTGCGGCAAAAACGGAGCTTTTGCGTTCTTTCCCGGGGAACAGTACGGGTGCGCGGTTTGCGGCATGGAACAACCTGATGGGCGATCCGGGAATTTCAATGTGGACCGATGTTCCCGTCGTGATGAATGTCACGTATCCGACAACCGTTAATGTCGGAACTCGCCGAGTCCGTCCCCAAGTGGTTGATGCCAATTCCGGTGATCCCATTGCCGAAGCACTTGTCGTTCTTGTCAAGGATGGTGAGACCTTTGTCAAAGGATTCACGGATGCAGGTGGATTTGTGGACATGCCTGTAATGGTTGACTCGCCCGGAACAATGACCATTACCGTGTCCAAGCGAAACCACAAGCCGTTCCTCGCGGACATTAGTTGTGTATCTGCAGCCGAAATGGTCACAGTGTTGAACTATTCGACGGATGACGACAACAGTGGCGGAACGCAAGGCAACGGAGATCAGCAGTTGAACCCCGGCGAGATTGCAGACTTGTCCGTAACACTCAAGAATTTCGGTTCTTCGACGACTTCGAATAATATCACCGCAACCATGACGTGCGATAATCCCGACGTTACGGTCCTGCAGGGTAGTTCGACCTATCAATCCCTCGCTCCCGGACAACAAGCAGCAGGC
This region of Calditrichota bacterium genomic DNA includes:
- a CDS encoding HEAT repeat domain-containing protein, whose amino-acid sequence is MKILFTYVTLVIVSVFASHAVAAEPGKLIEDALGRFGLTSSAFESDRIWAEDDTFLLDEIRFALRSPLNAREVAFQAAGYAPKTLDELTNFPKIAALLNVNLPDAVYADIDSQLSNSPKGNPLEPLQSALSLAEGYRKQAFDSLSPDQRQALLLSIPLWFEDEDTPADDSLKGSLYRAFGIEADTSQDVTSDSVLTLLARVNRNALAAAGYAFLRGVAEMAAHEPEFPVPTPKKGKGEPPVSGVEGEVLFYQDSPLGRIVVGGKGPNRFTEEFAVIIDLGGDDKYVARCASAVGGIRRSTSVVIDYGGDDFYAPAGWLSQSCAILGLSALVDLAGDDTYRAGAFSQSAAFCGVSLLWDASGDDLYTASWFTQAAAVCGVALFTDGQGRDLYDGAGYGQAFASTFGFAALNDLEGNDVYRSGGLVKHEPLRPEDYRSLSQGFATGARPRGGGGYAILHDFGGNDFYDAEIFAQGVGYWYSLGALIDEAGNDSYSATQYAQGSGIHLACGVLEDASGDDRYTARFGPSQGAAHDLAVGMLCDGSGDDYYTVSGGQGMAITNSAAIFVDMQGNDLYANTEPTASLGGTRPARSFGNLALFVDGEGKDIYPGSEAADSSVWFRDEYGYGVDIAFDSTRPRETLVEVVLVPEDTTRSLEDLFKDASEWEVTDNRTKVRRARLALKAIGKRAVDWVGENKLATNSGLERRAIVELFKEYPSDALPYLRTMFEGSNPDGRRTAASTVAEMKATEAASWLEAKLEDPSYENLRPTILRTFGEINAVGTIPTLRKYAASKSERERLAAVVSLGKMKSADGYPELFGALSDSLFTVRSAAVYALADQPPQVIAEMQNSAAGNRDPAFVEQILLTLPMLADKWKSDPATESSVKSIAPITKMYLEFPDPRVQGAALLAAAAAFDDKSFDKLRKRFGESDNPILLARWKQAEARRKK
- a CDS encoding T9SS type A sorting domain-containing protein, which produces MLKCVILILWIVYAVPLQAQQLFETTTVTAFGDTALFRVQIPSGYDREHPPAIIVGWHALGGSQTEIFGWGYAEICEQRGWILASHMGPNDRHWNTRLAQLHCRAMLDWLTDHFPFSLDSIYMCGGSMGGAAGQVWHNNNCAYDDYLIAATAGGSQILDCQLRQEQYLASADTNRSMRVAFGGFPFESDSIAYEYHRYSAVHLADTLESMHFNCLTVPVWSNWSEEQWEWDAYGYPALEYEELRRSGAESRFAVASWVGHGFRAMYSPAVCDWLSHFAANRFPDTLSLAADEDGRYFFCDVVVGDSPYTFARWDIRKSAADKRLDISLLRNVRELTVHFVFPWTTLDRLFCDWSISSPENPTAVVTLADLPPNLLVLKNGSPAYRVSNSGSLTILLEQSETFVLTFDTTNVGVPNRIEIVRAFPNPFNNDMTLLIDSYDSRQSVVEVFDVLGRSMSRLHVDLLPSQNTVRLSLGDLPSGSYWLRTPNSAPVKVVLIR
- a CDS encoding M42 family metallopeptidase, translated to MSKNFYVDLLRELSDAFGPSGHEDDVRALIRKTIGPWVSDIREDALGNLIAFRPGKNGKRLMLDAHTDEIGIMVRHIDSRGFLRFATIGGWDDRMFPGHRVMFKSRAGNFYYGVIGMTPPHVLPPAQREKAILAEDYFIDIGADSLEEAEALGAAIGDPGTLAYPFREMKKDVFNGKAFDDRVGCLTVISLLKALHEGETKTEMDVYANFATSEEVGLRGAGPAAFGIDPHVAIAFEGTIGSDFPGVPEEKRPCAQRKGPVITIADKSVLVPRRMVNLMTECAQQTGVPYQYKMPLYGGTNAGSIHTTRAGILSGCIATPCRYIHSPNTTLYWPDFENTLKLAKRVVERAHELA
- a CDS encoding SDR family oxidoreductase, whose product is MNSELQGKVALITGASRGIGRAIALKFAQAGADVIVNYLEREDSATEVVEWIQGMGRKAVAIRADVSSELGVEMLFSQIPPEFSRLDILVNNAGPFKVKPALETTTEEWDLMLRGNLLSAFWVTQRAVPKILVSENGGSIVFIGAPNAERVGSQVVSCAYSIAKTGVVILAQTLARDLGPKKIRVNVVNPGFIENDSMTPRMKQWMPSEVPLGEIGQPGDIADAVLYLASDRAAYVNGSVLNVHGGLWT